In Sphingobium amiense, a genomic segment contains:
- a CDS encoding polysaccharide biosynthesis/export family protein: MMRALRSCALAKRVLSSSFRMRNIGTTMRLKQIFVTLLLSLCVTACSTAGSREILSSGERYEVQSTEVADYRLGTGDQIKLTVFNEPTLSGEFAVAANGALSIPLVGDIPALNKTPVEIGKAVQSKLAEGYLREPRVSVEVIKFRPFFILGEVKAPGQYPYSSGLTALNAVATAEGFTPRAERKVAYIRRAGSTTEQAFRLTPDLQVWPGDTIRVGERYF, translated from the coding sequence ATGCGCGCTCTGCGTTCTTGTGCTCTTGCGAAAAGAGTCCTAAGCTCATCGTTCAGGATGCGTAACATTGGGACCACCATGCGCTTGAAACAGATATTCGTGACGTTGCTGCTGAGCCTTTGCGTAACCGCCTGTTCTACGGCGGGTTCGCGTGAAATCCTGTCCTCGGGCGAACGCTATGAGGTTCAGTCCACCGAGGTCGCCGATTACCGGCTGGGAACGGGCGACCAGATCAAGCTGACGGTGTTCAACGAACCGACGCTTTCGGGCGAATTTGCGGTTGCGGCGAACGGCGCGCTGTCGATCCCGCTGGTCGGCGATATCCCCGCGCTCAACAAGACGCCGGTGGAAATCGGCAAGGCGGTGCAGTCGAAGCTGGCCGAAGGCTATCTGAGGGAACCACGCGTCAGTGTGGAAGTTATCAAGTTTCGACCTTTCTTCATTCTGGGTGAAGTGAAGGCGCCGGGGCAATATCCTTATTCGAGCGGACTGACGGCTCTCAACGCCGTCGCTACCGCCGAAGGCTTCACGCCCCGGGCCGAACGCAAGGTCGCCTATATTCGCCGCGCGGGTTCGACAACCGAGCAGGCATTTCGACTGACACCCGACCTTCAGGTCTGGCCGGGTGATACAATTCGCGTGGGCGAGCGATATTTTTAA
- a CDS encoding outer membrane beta-barrel protein, with the protein MTKGVFAASLLALSTAMIPTLATAQSETLLLQPSIPPDFDRDRNVSVVERPRPDYDPLGWRAGSFIILPQVQLGLGYSDNIYLGRGDKVDAPYLFATPSVRATSDWDRHLVQLRGSGTIRRFIGESARNEDVFSLGGTGRYDLSTDMAVTLEGQFARQFESPLSGEIETDNSALSHYDTATVALRGEYRAGQVRAVLAVDHSVFDFAKIKFPDGTERNQRFRDRDINRVTGQLQYAFTPSTGLYGQLSYGRTNYDTAFIGGVENRDSNGVRALAGLNVDIAGFLRGIVGVGYLWRNYDSPLYRDAKGFSAEAKLEYFFSPLTTFTLTGRRVIEDSSLGTVDAYFDNRIGLRVDHELLQNLILYGQAEAAFQDYIGTKRKNDIYRFTGGGRYLASRTFGIEAGLSYGKRKTNTVEFGRNYGEFRMQVALIIQR; encoded by the coding sequence ATGACTAAGGGGGTTTTCGCAGCCAGCCTGCTTGCCTTGAGCACGGCGATGATACCGACGCTGGCAACGGCGCAGTCGGAAACATTGCTGTTGCAGCCAAGTATTCCGCCCGATTTCGACCGTGACCGGAATGTCAGCGTCGTCGAGCGGCCCCGCCCGGACTATGATCCGCTGGGCTGGCGCGCCGGCTCTTTCATCATTTTGCCGCAGGTCCAGTTGGGTCTGGGATACAGCGACAATATCTATCTGGGCCGCGGCGACAAGGTCGATGCGCCCTATCTCTTTGCCACGCCTTCTGTCCGCGCGACGAGCGACTGGGACCGGCATCTCGTGCAGTTGCGCGGTTCCGGCACCATCCGCCGCTTCATCGGCGAATCCGCCCGCAATGAGGATGTGTTTTCGCTGGGCGGAACGGGACGATATGACCTCAGCACCGACATGGCGGTGACGCTGGAAGGGCAGTTCGCCCGCCAGTTCGAATCGCCACTGTCAGGCGAAATCGAAACCGACAACAGCGCGCTGTCGCATTATGACACCGCAACCGTCGCACTGCGCGGAGAATATCGCGCTGGACAGGTCCGGGCGGTTCTGGCGGTCGATCATTCGGTGTTCGACTTCGCGAAGATCAAGTTTCCGGACGGCACCGAGCGCAACCAGCGCTTCCGGGACCGGGATATCAACCGGGTGACGGGCCAGTTGCAATATGCCTTCACGCCCAGCACGGGCCTGTACGGGCAATTATCCTACGGCCGTACCAATTACGACACGGCTTTCATCGGCGGCGTCGAAAATCGCGATTCCAACGGCGTGCGTGCGCTGGCGGGTCTCAATGTCGACATAGCAGGCTTCCTGCGCGGCATCGTCGGCGTCGGCTATCTGTGGCGCAACTATGATTCGCCGCTCTATCGCGACGCGAAGGGTTTTTCGGCCGAGGCGAAGCTGGAATATTTCTTCAGCCCGCTGACCACCTTCACCCTGACCGGGCGACGCGTGATCGAAGACAGCTCGCTGGGAACGGTGGACGCCTATTTCGACAACCGCATCGGCTTGCGGGTGGACCACGAACTGCTGCAGAACCTTATTTTATACGGTCAGGCAGAAGCCGCATTTCAGGACTATATCGGCACAAAACGAAAAAACGATATCTATCGATTCACCGGAGGGGGGCGGTACCTCGCCTCGCGTACTTTCGGGATAGAGGCGGGGCTGTCCTACGGCAAACGAAAGACGAACACGGTCGAGTTCGGTCGCAACTATGGTGAATTCCGGATGCAGGTCGCGCTGATTATCCAGCGTTGA
- a CDS encoding GumC family protein, which produces MEIVHTADAQEGKFSDLVLVITDTIRRRWITMAIVSGIILALGVTGIFMLTPKYTATARVRIDPYRNPLAQTQADAQQSLSSEAIETEVTVISSLDQARLVVRKLKLDRDPEFAEKVDTSAEAATLSAADRETAIARQLLQNLSVGREKLTYILGVSYQSTDPNKAALIANAFAEIYLQTKTGSRVGNAERQTEWFNQRLAALGREVNAADAALAQYRARAGLTEGSTPGSAGGTMVDQQVGPLSSQLATAESEAAAARASLSAALTQISRGGLDSVSEVRMSNVIGDLRRQRADILRNMGEVQARYGEKHPESVRVRDQLASVDQQITDEAQRVIGSLRANVTSAEARAASLRASMNRLEGERADNTRNAVIAEGLQREAMAKRTAYDRMSQMALESSQSAQNQIAQVVIVDRAEPPLNASFPNKPVFAALALIVALAAGAGTIAVQEMLVKGLRSVEDVENLLGIPVIAAVPKVPKSLNPADLLLEKPTSMFAESLRIARASILGVNAARQPKVIALTSALPSEGKTTTALAFARTLAMNNARTLLLECDVRRAALRPLVSNPQDRPGIVEVLHGEATVAQAIQPGDVPNLDHMLVREPYFSSEDLFGNGGMERVLEEVRGKYDLIVLDLPPLVGLADGRFLAVQADVTALIIRWDSTPGRAAASALSWLKSDGANPVGAIYTMVDSSAEAIGGLYYSKKYSAYYSQS; this is translated from the coding sequence ATGGAAATCGTTCACACTGCCGACGCCCAGGAAGGAAAATTTTCCGACCTGGTGCTGGTGATTACGGATACGATTCGACGTCGATGGATCACCATGGCGATTGTGTCGGGGATCATCCTGGCGCTGGGCGTGACGGGCATCTTCATGCTCACGCCGAAATATACGGCGACCGCGCGCGTGCGCATCGACCCCTACCGCAATCCGCTGGCTCAGACGCAGGCGGACGCCCAGCAGAGCCTGAGTTCCGAAGCGATCGAGACCGAAGTGACCGTCATCAGCTCGCTCGATCAGGCGCGGCTGGTGGTGCGCAAGCTCAAGCTCGACCGCGACCCGGAATTTGCGGAGAAGGTCGACACATCGGCCGAAGCCGCAACGCTGAGCGCGGCCGACCGGGAAACCGCCATCGCGCGCCAGTTGCTCCAGAATCTGTCGGTAGGCCGTGAGAAGCTGACCTATATTCTGGGTGTGAGCTATCAGTCGACGGACCCGAACAAGGCGGCGCTGATTGCGAACGCCTTTGCCGAAATCTATCTTCAGACCAAGACGGGATCGCGCGTCGGGAACGCCGAGCGGCAGACCGAATGGTTCAACCAGCGGCTTGCGGCGCTGGGCCGCGAAGTCAATGCCGCCGACGCGGCTCTGGCGCAATATCGGGCGCGCGCCGGTCTGACGGAAGGGTCGACGCCCGGCAGCGCAGGCGGCACCATGGTGGATCAGCAGGTCGGGCCGCTTTCCTCGCAGCTCGCCACCGCCGAATCGGAAGCCGCGGCAGCGCGCGCGTCGCTGAGCGCCGCACTGACGCAAATCTCGCGGGGCGGCCTCGATTCGGTGTCCGAAGTGCGTATGTCCAACGTGATCGGCGATCTGCGCCGCCAGCGCGCCGACATCCTGCGGAACATGGGCGAGGTGCAGGCGCGCTATGGCGAGAAGCATCCCGAAAGCGTCCGTGTCCGCGACCAGTTGGCCAGCGTCGATCAGCAGATCACCGACGAAGCGCAGCGCGTGATCGGATCGCTGCGCGCCAACGTCACCTCGGCCGAGGCGCGTGCCGCCAGCCTGCGCGCTTCGATGAACCGCCTGGAGGGTGAGCGGGCGGACAATACCCGCAACGCCGTGATCGCCGAAGGGCTTCAGCGCGAGGCAATGGCCAAGCGCACCGCCTATGACCGCATGTCGCAGATGGCGCTCGAAAGCTCGCAATCGGCACAGAACCAGATCGCACAGGTGGTGATCGTCGATCGCGCCGAACCGCCGCTGAACGCCAGCTTCCCCAACAAGCCCGTCTTCGCGGCACTGGCGCTCATCGTCGCGCTGGCCGCTGGCGCCGGCACCATCGCGGTGCAGGAAATGCTGGTGAAGGGGCTTCGGTCGGTCGAGGACGTCGAAAATCTGCTCGGCATTCCGGTGATCGCTGCGGTGCCCAAGGTGCCCAAGTCGCTGAACCCGGCCGATCTGCTGCTGGAAAAGCCGACGTCGATGTTCGCCGAATCGCTGCGCATCGCCCGTGCGTCGATCCTGGGCGTGAACGCCGCGCGCCAGCCAAAGGTGATCGCACTCACCTCCGCGCTGCCCAGCGAAGGCAAGACCACCACGGCGCTCGCCTTCGCCCGCACGCTGGCGATGAACAATGCGCGCACGCTGCTGCTCGAATGCGACGTGCGCCGTGCGGCGCTGCGCCCGCTGGTGTCCAATCCGCAGGACAGGCCCGGCATCGTCGAGGTTCTGCATGGCGAAGCGACGGTCGCGCAGGCCATCCAGCCGGGCGATGTGCCCAATCTCGATCATATGCTGGTGCGCGAACCCTATTTCAGTTCGGAAGATCTGTTCGGTAATGGCGGCATGGAGCGCGTTCTTGAGGAAGTGCGCGGCAAATATGACCTGATCGTGCTCGATCTGCCGCCGCTGGTGGGGCTGGCCGATGGCCGCTTCCTGGCGGTGCAGGCCGATGTGACCGCGCTCATCATCCGCTGGGATTCGACGCCGGGCCGCGCGGCGGCGTCGGCGCTGAGCTGGCTGAAGTCGGACGGCGCCAACCCGGTCGGTGCGATCTACACCATGGTCGATTCGTCGGCTGAAGCGATCGGCGGCCTCTATTACAGCAAGAAATATTCGGCCTATTATTCGCAGAGCTGA
- a CDS encoding O-antigen ligase family protein, with the protein MAEAEYRAQLPVLVSRRRIPPAVRQAAPLLSALAMTIGLAFNGLNDAAGETVAAMLGAGLLAALLIDARPDAYFWRQRKPVLIPALLAGLWLSLGAGGIGLSPAIPMPYAPDFAGPALMAWFGGLAALIGGSIIGADRVRMERTIRLVLLCIGATLFIGMLMWVAGPGTSALDYWSVSRRGRFAGMVSNVNVTAALAGGAILQATALAILARRRARERKDGLHNLSLALAVSVMAIASIALLLTAARFPIVVTVALLISLAALLRRRRRRRSRAIAPSWVWPLLGLLVAALLWWLSGPLLARFDTLGSEALVRSMMWDHYFDLAAASPLQGYGPGSFPTLNAATLDDPLTAGSLWFVNSAHSLFLQIALAGGFPYLFLMVWAGWAILYPVARLAWRGSLPMDTLGTFALVVAILLCATVDIALDVPAVVLLTLFLAGLLWGRALKLREHGVASA; encoded by the coding sequence ATGGCGGAGGCGGAGTATCGCGCCCAGCTTCCGGTTCTGGTCTCGCGCCGCCGCATTCCGCCGGCCGTGCGGCAGGCCGCGCCGCTGCTCAGCGCGCTGGCGATGACCATCGGGCTGGCGTTCAACGGTCTCAACGACGCCGCCGGGGAAACGGTGGCTGCGATGCTCGGGGCGGGGCTGCTCGCCGCCCTTCTGATCGACGCGCGACCCGATGCCTATTTCTGGCGGCAGAGAAAACCCGTCCTCATTCCCGCCCTGCTCGCCGGCCTGTGGCTCAGCCTCGGCGCGGGAGGCATCGGCCTTTCGCCCGCCATCCCCATGCCCTATGCGCCCGATTTCGCCGGCCCCGCGCTGATGGCATGGTTTGGCGGCCTCGCCGCGCTGATCGGCGGGAGCATCATCGGCGCCGACCGGGTCCGCATGGAACGCACGATCCGGCTGGTTCTGCTGTGCATCGGCGCGACGCTGTTCATCGGAATGCTGATGTGGGTGGCGGGACCGGGGACATCGGCGCTCGATTACTGGTCGGTCAGCCGGCGAGGCCGCTTCGCCGGGATGGTCAGCAATGTCAACGTGACGGCGGCGCTGGCGGGCGGCGCGATCCTTCAGGCCACGGCGCTGGCGATCCTTGCCCGCCGGCGCGCGCGCGAACGGAAGGACGGCCTGCATAATCTCTCGCTCGCCCTCGCCGTCAGCGTCATGGCCATCGCCTCCATCGCACTGCTCCTGACCGCCGCGCGCTTCCCCATCGTTGTCACCGTCGCGCTCCTGATCTCGCTGGCGGCGCTGCTCCGGCGGCGCAGGCGCCGGCGCAGCCGCGCGATCGCGCCGTCATGGGTCTGGCCGCTGCTCGGCCTGCTGGTCGCAGCGCTGCTGTGGTGGCTGTCGGGACCATTGCTGGCCCGGTTCGACACGCTGGGATCGGAAGCGCTGGTGCGCTCGATGATGTGGGACCATTATTTCGACCTTGCCGCTGCCTCGCCGCTTCAGGGTTACGGCCCCGGCTCCTTCCCGACGCTCAATGCGGCGACGCTCGACGACCCGTTGACTGCCGGGTCGCTGTGGTTCGTCAATTCCGCGCACAGCCTGTTCCTCCAGATCGCGCTGGCGGGCGGCTTTCCCTATCTTTTCCTGATGGTCTGGGCGGGCTGGGCGATCCTGTACCCCGTCGCACGGCTCGCGTGGCGGGGATCGTTGCCGATGGACACGCTGGGCACCTTCGCGCTGGTGGTCGCTATCCTTCTTTGCGCCACCGTCGACATCGCGCTGGACGTTCCGGCGGTCGTGCTTCTCACTTTATTCCTTGCCGGTCTGCTGTGGGGCCGCGCGCTCAAACTCAGGGAGCATGGAGTGGCGTCAGCGTAG
- a CDS encoding sialidase family protein, whose product MGFSRRGAMLAALAALLILTVIGIQRIASRTPSALTAGECATPDLGPLSQRVMLQPLMRIVRNARCALAGSIALQVPPAAAQSSGPVEGETYLWAPVAIGGGGFINGSAWDAKGVTQVARSDVHGAYRWNAQHDRWELLTTAQSMPPAYRQQAGATFGVFEIAVAPSDPHRLYMAADTRIFRSDDAGQHWTATGNNDFPGPLDANGPYRNHASSLAVAPDDPDFVAFGSPQRGLSFSRDGGARWQPATGLPPARTSGKANDTPPALILWFGRGRADRGRLWAAVPGSGVFIADPRTMRFSAVGGPRQGRQFAQGRDGSLYIIDSQAQALSIWRDGRWASPGPSAPNAPFAGIAADPFANRLYLMDEGGRAWCSTDGGRAWMGVNRTSAPGEREPAWLRIANSSYFAVGSIAFDPARKGRLWVNAGTGPYFADLKDGCGPLTLISQVRGIEETVANDAIQPPGGPPLFAMWDFGIHVKSRLDRFSSTYGPKERMIIAAQALDWSPADPRFIVTNASDTRTGCCAEDGDSVLAGYSLDGGINWSRFPALPQPPGTRADDPWRMAFGTIAVAANDTRSIVWVPAFNRSPFYTRDRGKSWQRVVLPGERGPNTGSFSAFHLARRSLAADRVLPDTFYLLHSGDAPNEALAGLWRSTDGGQTWDRRFYGEVAPGSAYAAKLRAVPGQAGHLFFTSAVHQGDARLRRSTDGGSSWQVVPGIDRADDIAFGKAASGSSYPTIFLSALKDGRYGIWRSTDNAASWQRIAAFPLGRLDRIKVMEGDKDVFGRVYLGFVGSGWVYGEPAACTPPDDRDENDCAKVRR is encoded by the coding sequence TTGGGCTTTTCCAGACGTGGCGCGATGCTCGCCGCGCTGGCGGCGCTCCTGATCCTGACCGTCATCGGCATTCAGCGGATCGCGTCGCGCACGCCATCCGCGCTGACGGCGGGCGAATGTGCGACGCCGGATCTTGGCCCCCTGTCCCAGCGTGTCATGCTGCAACCGCTCATGCGCATCGTCCGCAATGCCCGCTGCGCGCTGGCAGGCTCGATCGCGCTTCAGGTGCCACCGGCCGCGGCGCAGTCCAGCGGCCCCGTGGAGGGCGAGACCTACCTCTGGGCGCCCGTCGCGATCGGCGGCGGCGGCTTCATCAACGGATCGGCCTGGGACGCAAAGGGGGTGACGCAGGTCGCCCGGTCGGATGTGCACGGCGCCTATCGCTGGAACGCGCAGCACGATCGCTGGGAATTGCTGACCACCGCACAGTCGATGCCGCCCGCCTACCGCCAGCAGGCAGGCGCAACCTTCGGCGTCTTCGAGATCGCGGTCGCGCCTTCCGATCCGCACCGGCTCTATATGGCGGCCGACACCCGCATCTTCCGTTCCGATGACGCTGGCCAGCACTGGACGGCTACAGGAAACAATGATTTCCCCGGCCCGCTCGACGCCAACGGACCTTATCGCAATCACGCCAGTTCGCTCGCCGTCGCGCCGGATGACCCCGATTTCGTCGCCTTCGGCTCACCGCAGCGCGGCCTCTCTTTCTCGCGCGACGGCGGCGCCCGATGGCAACCCGCCACCGGCCTGCCCCCGGCAAGAACATCCGGCAAAGCGAACGACACGCCGCCTGCCCTCATCCTCTGGTTTGGACGGGGCAGGGCGGACAGGGGCCGCCTCTGGGCCGCGGTGCCCGGCAGCGGCGTCTTCATCGCCGACCCGCGCACCATGCGTTTCAGCGCTGTGGGCGGCCCGCGTCAGGGCCGCCAGTTCGCGCAGGGACGCGACGGCAGCCTCTACATCATCGATTCGCAGGCGCAGGCGCTGTCCATCTGGCGCGATGGCCGTTGGGCCTCACCCGGTCCCTCCGCGCCGAACGCGCCCTTCGCCGGAATCGCCGCCGATCCCTTCGCCAATCGCCTCTACCTGATGGATGAAGGCGGGCGGGCATGGTGCTCGACCGACGGCGGGCGGGCATGGATGGGCGTCAACCGCACCTCGGCGCCGGGTGAGCGGGAACCAGCCTGGCTGCGCATCGCCAACTCCTCCTACTTCGCCGTAGGGTCCATCGCCTTCGATCCGGCGCGCAAGGGGCGACTCTGGGTCAATGCAGGGACTGGCCCCTATTTCGCCGACCTCAAGGACGGATGCGGCCCCCTCACGCTCATCAGTCAGGTGCGCGGTATCGAGGAAACGGTTGCCAACGACGCGATCCAGCCGCCCGGCGGTCCGCCGCTGTTCGCCATGTGGGATTTCGGCATCCACGTCAAAAGCCGTCTCGACCGCTTCTCCTCGACCTACGGCCCGAAAGAGCGGATGATCATCGCTGCGCAGGCATTGGACTGGAGTCCCGCCGACCCCCGGTTCATCGTCACCAACGCGTCGGACACCCGCACCGGCTGCTGCGCGGAGGATGGCGATTCGGTGCTGGCCGGATACAGCCTCGACGGGGGGATCAACTGGTCCCGCTTCCCCGCCCTTCCTCAGCCACCCGGTACACGCGCCGACGATCCATGGCGCATGGCGTTCGGGACGATCGCCGTCGCGGCGAACGACACCCGATCCATCGTCTGGGTTCCGGCCTTCAACCGGTCTCCCTTCTACACCCGCGACCGGGGCAAGAGCTGGCAGCGCGTGGTCCTGCCCGGCGAGCGCGGCCCCAACACCGGCTCCTTCAGCGCATTCCATCTCGCCCGCAGGTCGCTGGCGGCGGATCGCGTATTGCCCGACACTTTCTACCTGCTGCATTCCGGCGATGCTCCCAACGAAGCGCTCGCCGGGCTGTGGCGCTCCACCGATGGCGGCCAGACATGGGACCGCCGCTTCTACGGCGAAGTCGCGCCCGGCAGCGCTTACGCCGCCAAGCTGCGCGCGGTGCCTGGGCAGGCGGGGCACCTCTTCTTCACCTCCGCCGTGCATCAGGGCGACGCCCGCCTGCGCCGCTCGACCGACGGCGGCTCAAGCTGGCAGGTCGTGCCCGGCATCGACCGGGCTGACGACATCGCTTTCGGCAAGGCGGCGAGCGGATCGAGCTATCCCACCATTTTCCTGTCCGCTCTCAAGGACGGGCGCTATGGCATCTGGAGATCGACGGACAATGCCGCAAGCTGGCAGCGCATCGCCGCTTTCCCGTTGGGCCGGCTGGACCGCATCAAGGTGATGGAGGGGGACAAGGACGTGTTCGGCCGCGTGTATCTGGGCTTCGTGGGATCGGGCTGGGTCTATGGCGAGCCTGCTGCCTGCACGCCGCCTGACGATCGGGACGAAAATGACTGCGCGAAAGTCCGGCGCTGA
- a CDS encoding O-antigen ligase family protein, whose protein sequence is MALFKTQRSRQNLFVRHQVLMFSFVAFLIMVMLTPYLTISASGEAGEGSALRQVFYFAVFGLLIFSVRPLGHPERLLVVPWPIVLAFAWCTITLLWSLDPGVGGRRLILTGIVIWSVFIAVRNQPFDDTIMLIRGVLLLMLVVNFIAVLRFPEFGTHQFNMEDDKQLVGDWRGVMMSKNIAGALCSVTVLFFLFGGGKVPIWLRVPVIAASLVFLFFSQSKTSGIMMAGSALIALLYNVFRWRYRSWVIALLFLAFAGLAAFLSAYHHPLRDALDDPHAFTGRAQIWDAMLRYAADSHYVGAGFGSFWFTSNSPIFNYAHDWVATVTQGHSGYLDLLITVSPIGVVLIAFALIIWPAQQLLRLPVGLSREAALPLGVIFFCAGHNATETSMFDRDTLMNIFMLAAVAMIEQIMATRRERPNLSRGNNRRSAASPQPLSRPDEGSPMPGGALW, encoded by the coding sequence ATGGCACTCTTCAAGACACAGCGGTCACGGCAGAATCTGTTCGTCCGGCATCAGGTGCTGATGTTCAGCTTCGTTGCGTTTCTCATCATGGTGATGCTCACCCCCTATCTCACCATCTCCGCATCGGGTGAGGCAGGCGAGGGATCGGCGCTGCGGCAGGTCTTCTATTTCGCGGTATTCGGCCTGCTCATCTTCTCGGTGCGTCCACTCGGCCATCCCGAACGGCTGCTCGTCGTGCCATGGCCCATCGTTCTGGCCTTCGCATGGTGCACGATCACGCTGCTCTGGTCGCTCGACCCCGGCGTCGGGGGGCGTCGCCTCATCCTGACGGGAATCGTCATCTGGTCGGTCTTCATCGCGGTCCGCAACCAGCCTTTCGACGATACGATCATGCTGATTCGCGGCGTGCTGCTCCTGATGCTGGTCGTAAACTTCATCGCCGTGCTGCGCTTCCCCGAATTCGGCACGCACCAGTTCAACATGGAGGACGACAAGCAGCTTGTCGGCGACTGGCGCGGCGTCATGATGAGCAAGAATATCGCAGGCGCGCTCTGTTCCGTGACCGTGCTTTTCTTCCTGTTCGGCGGGGGCAAGGTGCCGATCTGGCTGCGCGTTCCGGTGATCGCCGCGTCGCTCGTTTTCCTCTTCTTCTCCCAGTCGAAGACATCGGGCATCATGATGGCCGGCTCGGCGCTCATCGCCCTGCTCTACAATGTCTTCCGCTGGCGCTACCGCTCCTGGGTGATCGCGCTGCTTTTCCTGGCGTTCGCGGGGCTGGCGGCCTTCCTGTCGGCCTATCATCACCCGTTGCGCGATGCGCTGGACGATCCCCACGCCTTCACCGGCCGCGCGCAGATCTGGGACGCAATGCTGCGCTATGCCGCCGACAGCCACTATGTCGGGGCGGGCTTCGGCTCCTTCTGGTTCACGTCCAACAGCCCGATCTTCAATTACGCGCATGACTGGGTCGCCACGGTGACGCAGGGGCATTCGGGCTATCTCGACCTGCTGATCACGGTCAGCCCGATTGGCGTCGTCCTCATCGCATTCGCCCTGATCATCTGGCCCGCACAGCAACTGCTGCGATTGCCCGTGGGCCTGTCGCGGGAGGCCGCGCTGCCGCTCGGCGTCATCTTCTTCTGCGCCGGTCATAACGCCACCGAAACCAGCATGTTCGACCGCGATACGCTGATGAACATCTTCATGCTGGCAGCGGTCGCGATGATCGAGCAGATCATGGCGACCCGGCGTGAACGCCCGAACCTGTCACGCGGGAATAACCGGCGATCCGCAGCCTCGCCCCAGCCCCTGTCGAGGCCCGACGAAGGATCGCCGATGCCCGGCGGAGCCTTGTGGTAG
- a CDS encoding class I SAM-dependent methyltransferase yields MLKYFAAAQALRLASSGSATKKLYRRIGNVLGGRRRGRGLPAHYIQRAHDNLARIEARGGIADGMTMMELGTGWAHWEALFTRLFYDVDVILFDVWDNRQFDGFQAYARELRQRLRRDVDRPAAAIDRAEALLDAVLTAPDFDAVYRLLNFRYMVEADGSLAAIPDGSLDLIVSSDVLEHVSAAAVPGLIAEMRRILKPGGIIAHRIVPFDHLKIYDRSAHDKQYLQFSEEKWNAWFANDVQYQNRIQHSEWLALVEAGGFAIETADMLMGQPVDGMTISPRFAHLPATDWAAINSYIVARAP; encoded by the coding sequence ATGCTGAAGTATTTTGCGGCTGCTCAGGCGCTTCGGCTCGCATCGTCCGGGTCGGCGACGAAGAAGCTCTATCGCCGGATCGGCAATGTGCTTGGCGGGCGCCGCAGAGGCCGTGGGCTGCCCGCGCATTACATCCAGCGCGCGCACGACAATCTCGCCCGGATCGAGGCGCGCGGCGGCATCGCCGACGGCATGACGATGATGGAACTGGGCACCGGCTGGGCGCATTGGGAGGCGCTGTTCACGCGGCTCTTCTACGACGTCGACGTGATCCTTTTCGACGTTTGGGACAATCGCCAGTTCGACGGATTCCAGGCCTATGCACGCGAACTGCGGCAGCGGCTGCGGCGTGACGTGGACCGCCCGGCGGCCGCGATCGACCGGGCCGAAGCGCTGCTGGACGCGGTGCTGACCGCGCCGGATTTCGATGCGGTCTATCGCCTGCTGAACTTCCGCTACATGGTGGAGGCGGACGGTTCGCTCGCCGCCATTCCCGACGGTTCGCTGGACCTCATCGTCAGCAGCGACGTGCTGGAGCATGTGTCGGCCGCGGCGGTGCCGGGCCTCATCGCCGAGATGCGGCGTATCCTCAAGCCCGGCGGCATCATTGCGCACCGGATCGTGCCGTTCGATCATCTGAAGATTTACGACAGATCCGCGCACGACAAACAATATCTCCAGTTTTCCGAAGAGAAATGGAACGCGTGGTTCGCCAACGATGTCCAGTATCAGAACCGCATCCAGCATTCCGAATGGCTGGCGCTGGTGGAGGCGGGCGGCTTTGCCATCGAGACGGCCGACATGCTGATGGGTCAACCGGTCGACGGGATGACGATTTCCCCGCGATTCGCGCACCTGCCCGCGACCGACTGGGCGGCGATCAACAGCTATATCGTCGCGCGGGCACCCTGA